A genomic region of Anopheles coustani chromosome 3, idAnoCousDA_361_x.2, whole genome shotgun sequence contains the following coding sequences:
- the LOC131259932 gene encoding LOW QUALITY PROTEIN: uncharacterized protein LOC131259932 (The sequence of the model RefSeq protein was modified relative to this genomic sequence to represent the inferred CDS: substituted 1 base at 1 genomic stop codon) yields the protein MFLSISFXVLQSSTWLVCVALLLSKASAVVNNANQSNHEAQRREAPLSDSYGPPLPTGPELPAPVYGVPAVANYPPPPPDIPPPAPPVQVPHKEYGVPVQNYGPPHVNIEYGPPPAPAPKPVFNSHPKPQYHHGPPQQHHPKKSSSFLEQLFSTFGFGGGSDSHHQHHPPKPIYGPPGPVYGPPSGPKPVYGPPLPPPAPVYGPPVHQQAPPKPSYGAPRPAYGPPPQSSSFSVQSASFGHHHLGASVHAPPTPPEIKCDGWKPIAGPVVQPEVHAPESSYGPPPSGDFLGNHNHQHDSAGASLDVSDIGLQLPKLEHGPVFNAHSEHHSSLEVPKGNSFEVHSNFISDSYGAPPADSFLPGSYKPSFSKPSVPLPPPPSPQKLHFAPTQHYGPPQRHPGLGISHGSVSGNLKPWPVAGSPPRHPIAYRPPVPQGLIESIGHAVEHEENFGTKPAYSGDVYLPPPTRDATHGGSSSSELNALPSEQPAKPFLTQHQLPPSAQAFVQEPRFHSQDIVAVSNDCGHGPTSVDVQQSVQTNQLSIVGPSATASYSADYSNSNSVEGHYDISASGGHVHTSSLPGLDSGIGGLELISAQKSQSLTIPVQGQHGAYHLQFQSADPQGAGSAPHEQILSEGLLQSILSAIEQPQQHRSSGEPDSYDPNIDHSEVSVFLKSPEGQKTLQDHPNGHVGHRR from the exons ATGTTTTTATCGATTTCATTTTAGGTTCTCCAGTCATCCACGTGGTTGGTATGTGTCGCGCTTTTGCTCTCCAAAGCATCAGCCGTGGTAAACAATGCGAATCAATCGAATCACGAAGCACAACGTCGAGAAGCGCCGCTGTCGGACTCTTATGGTCCTCCGCTTCCCACGGGCCCTGAACTTCCTGCACCAGTATACGGAGTTCCTGCTGTAGCCAACTATCCACCTCCTCCACCGGATATACCGCCACCTGCGCCGCCAGTCCAGGTGCCGCACAAAGAGTACGGTGTTCCGGTGCAAAATTATGGGCCTCCGCATGTTAACATCGAGTACggaccaccaccagccccagCACCAAAGCCAGTCTTCAATTCACATCCCAAACCTCAGTACCACCATGGCCCTCCACAACAGCACCACCCGAAAAAGTCATCATCCTTCCTGGAGCAGCTGTTCTCGACGTTTGGATTCGGCGGTGGTAGCGACAGCCATCATCAACACCATCCACCGAAACCGATTTACGGCCCTCCGGGGCCCGTCTACGGACCTCCCTCGGGACCTAAACCAGTCTACGGCCCACCTTTGCCACCACCTGCACCGGTCTATGGACCACCGGTGCACCAACAAGCTCCACCGAAACCGTCTTATGGTGCCCCGAGACCCGCCTATGGTCCACCACCACAATCCAGCTCCTTCTCGGTTCAGTCGGCCAGTTTTGGTCACCACCATTTAGGAGCTTCCGTTCATGCTCCACCGACTCCTCCCGAGATCAAGTGTGACGGCTGGAAACCCATCGCTGGTCCCGTCGTTCAACCGGAGGTACACGCTCCAGAATCCTCCTACGGGCCTCCACCGAGTGGAGATTTTTTGGGAAATCATAACCACCAGCACGATTCTGCTGGGGCTAGCCTTGACGTGAGTGACATTGGACTGCAACTGCCGAAACTTGAACATGGCCCTGTTTTCAACGCCCATTCGGAGCACCATTCCAGTTTGGAAGTTCCTAAGGGTAACAGTTTCGAG GTTCATTCGAATTTCATTAGCGACTCTTATGGAGCACCGCCGGCGGATTCGTTCCTTCCTGGCAGCTACAAGCCTTCATTCTCCAAGCCTTCAGTCCCTCTGCCGCCTCCACCATCGCCACAAAAACTTCACTTCGCACCGACCCAACACTACGGACCCCCGCAACGCCACCCAGGGCTTGGTATCTCACACGGCAGCGTGAGCGGAAATTTGAAACCATGGCCAGTGGCTGGATCGCCTCCCCGTCATCCGATTGCCTACCGGCCACCCGTACCACAGGGTCTCATAGAGTCGATCGGACATGCCGTGGAGCATGAGGAGAACTTTGGAACCAAACCAGCTTACTCCGGCGATGTCTATCTTCCGCCTCCAACGCGCGATGCTACTCACGGTGGATCGTCTAGCTCGGAACTGAATGCTCTTCCATCGGAACAGCCAGCCAAACCCTTCCTCACACAACATCAACTACCACCCTCGGCCCAAGCCTTCGTTCAAGAGCCACGCTTCCATTCGCAGGATATCGTGGCAGTGTCAAACGATTGCGGTCACGGGCCCACCTCGGTTGACGTACAGCAGTCAGTTCAAACCAACCAGCTCTCGATCGTCGGTCCATCTGCCACAGCCAGCTACTCGGCCGACTACAGCAATTCCAACTCTGTCGAGGGTCATTACGATATATCCGCCTCTGGTGGTCACGTTCACACTTCCAGCCTACCAGGACTCGATAGTGGCATTGGAGGATTAGAGCTGATCTCGGCACAAAAGTCCCAAAGCTTGACCATTCCCGTGCAAGGACAGCACGGCGCCTACCATCTGCAGTTTCAGTCAGCTGATCCACAAGGAGCTGGCTCCGCTCCACACGAGCAGATCCTCTCGGAAGGTCTGCTTCAATCGATATTGAGTGCTATCGAGCAGCCCCAGCAGCATCGATCGTCGGGCGAACCCGATTCGTATGATCCTAATATCGACCATAGTGAAGTGTCGGTGTTCCTGAAAAGCCCTGAAGGTCAGAAAACGCTACAAGATCACCCTAATGGGCACGTCGGCCATAGAAGATAA